One window of Salvelinus fontinalis isolate EN_2023a chromosome 19, ASM2944872v1, whole genome shotgun sequence genomic DNA carries:
- the LOC129816505 gene encoding 5-hydroxytryptamine receptor 1F-like, producing MDFSNCTEGFFSLGDGSEEVSIIPPSKILLTFTLSLLAVMTTAINSLVITAIIVTRKLHHPANYLICSLAVTDLLVAILVMPFSILYIQRESWQMGEAVCYMWLSVDITCCTCSILHLAAIALDRYRAITDAVEYSRKRTGLRAGITVGVVWFLSILISLPPLLWRNHGGEPEENQCLITHHHIAFTLYSTLGAFYIPLLLILILYYKIYRAAQTLYLRRGASRASRHSSMVNGTTLPSCPPDGGPDTLNLQEKSYSDPPTEGDRVRITVKSPHSESRRERECSLRRQRISGTRERRAASTLGLILGAFVVCWLPFFLKEVIVNTCGSCNTSIELADFLTWLGYLNSLINPLIYTIFNEDFKKAFQRLVRCRHRL from the exons ATGGACTTCTCTAACTGTACAGAGGGGTTCTTCTCCCTGGGCGATGGGAGTGAAGAGGTTTCTATAATCCCCCCAAGTAAGATCCTCCTCACCTTCACCCTGTCCCTGCTCGCTGTCATGACCACGGCCATCAACTCCTTGGTGATCACAGCCATCATCGTAACCAGGAAGTTGCATCACCCGGCCAACTACCTGATCTGCTCTCTGGCAGTGACAGACCTGCTGGTGGCCATCTTGGTCATGCCCTTCAGCATCCTCTACATACAGAG GGAGAGCTGGCAGATGGGAGAGGCTGTGTGTTACATGTGGCTGAGTGTTGACATCACCTGCTGCACCTGTTCCATCCTCCACCTGGCAGCCATCGCTCTAGACCGCTACCGGGCCATCACTGACGCCGTGGAGTATTCACGCAAACGCACTGGACTCCGAGCTGGGATCACTGTCGGCGTGGTCTGGTTTCTGTCCATACTCATATCCCTACCCCCTCTCCTGTGGAGGAACCATGGCGGGGAGCCAGAAGAGAACCAGTGTCTGATAACTCACCACCACATCGCCTTTACCCTCTACTCCACCCTGGGAGCCTTCTATATCCCcctgctcctcatcctcatcctatACTACAAGATCTACAGAGCAGCTCAGACTCTGTACCTCCGCAGGGGGGCCAGCAGGGCCAGCCGACACTCCTCCATGGTCAACGGAACCACCCTCCCCTCCTGCCCCCCTGATGGGGGCCCCGACACCCTGAACCTCCAGGAGAAGTCCTACTCAGACCCTCCCACGGAGGGAGACCGCGTGCGCATTACCGTAAAGAGTCCGCACAGCGAGTCGAGGCGGGAGCGTGAGTGTTCGTTGAGACGGCAGCGTATCTCAGGGACCAGGGAGCGACGTGCTGCATCTACGTTAGGACTGATACTGGGGGCCTTCGTGGTCTGCTGGCTGCCTTTCTTCCTGAAGGAGGTGATCGTCAACACGTGTGGCTCCTGCAACACATCCATAGAGCTGGCTGACTTCCTCACCTGGCTGGGGTACCTCAACTCCCTCATCAACCCTCTCATCTACACTATCTTCAATGAGGACTTTAAGAAGGCCTTCCAGAGACTGGTCAGGTGTAGGCATCGCCTCTGA